The genomic DNA CGGTTTGCATACAGATCGCCTGCGCCTGTGCCTCTGCCTCGATGGCCTGCTCAATCGACATGGACCACTCCTGCGCCAGCATTGTCTTGGTCATCATGTGGCCGAAATTCGGGCCGGCGCGCAGACGCCGCGCCATGTCGGCCGCCGCTGCGTCCAGATCGTCTGCCGCAACGACCCTGTTGTAAAATCCCCAGCGTTCGCCTTCCTCGGCCGACATGGACCGACCTGTGTACAACAACTCCGCCGCGCGGCCCTGTCCAATCAGCCGCGGAAGGATTGCGCATGCCCCCATGTCACACCCGGCAAGACCGACGCGGGTGAACAAAAACGCACATTTCGCACGGTCCGACGCGATCCGCAGGTCCGAGGCCATCGCGATAATGGCGCCCGCGCCCACGCACACGCCATCGATGGCTGCAATCACCGGTTTGCCACAATTGACGATGGCCTTGACCAGATCTCCGGTCATGCGGGTGAACTGCAACAGCTCTTTCATGCTCATCTTTGTGAGCGGTCCGATAATATCGTGCACGTCCCCGCCAGAACTGAAATTGCCTCCGTTAGACCCAAAGACCACCACATCGACGTCATCGGCATAGACGAGGTCGCGAAACCAGTCGCGCAGTTCCGCGTAGCTTTCAAAGGTCAGCGGGTTCTTGCGGTCCGGCCGATCCAGACGCAGGGTCGCGATACGGTCTTCGATCACGCATTGGAAATGGGTCACATCACTGCGCATGGCTGAATTCCTTTTCATCGCGGGTGTCCGCGAACCTGTTGAGTGTCTGGGCAAGTGCGCGGGCGTCTTGCGGGCTGAAGCCTGCCAAAAGCTCATTGATCCAGGCTTCGTGGGCTGCGGCCTGCCGCGCAAACTCCGCCGCCCCCGCCGCCGTGAGCCGCAGCAACATCGCACGGCGGTCGTCTGGCACGGGCACCCGCTCCACCAGCCCTTCGTCGGCCAGACGATCGGCGATGCCGGTGACATTGCCGTTCGACACACGCAAAAGGCTCGAAAGACGGCTCATCTTGAGGCCCTCGGGATGCCGCGAAAGGGCGGCAAGCACATCGAACCGCGGCAATGTCGTATCATGCTCGAGACGAAAGCGGTTGCGCAGGTCCCCCTCGACCGCACGGGTGATCTTCAACAGCCGCAACCACAGGCGCAGGCGGTCCTTGGCACCGCTCATACCTCACCGCCAGACAGCGTGAGGGTGTGACCGTTCACCGATCCTGCTGCATCTGACAAAAGGTACTGAACGGCGGCAGACACTTCAGCGGTTTCGACAAAGCGGTTCTGTGGATTCGATTTCTTCAAGATGTTCTTCGCTTCTTCTTCATTTTTTCCAGTGGCTTGCACGATGTTACTCACGCTATGCGTTAGGAGCGGTGTATCGATGAACCCCGGACAGACGGCGTTGACGGTGATGCCACTGCGCGCCAGTTCCACGGCGAGCGCGCGGGTCAGCCCCACCACGCCATGTTTGGCCGCAACGTATCCCGCCACATACGGATACCCCTTGAGCCCGGCGGTCGAGGCCACCGCGATCAACCGGCCCTTGCCCGCCTGTTTCATCCCCTCTAGCGCCGCCTGCCAGACGTTGAACACACCCGTCACGTTGACGGCCAGCATGGCGGTCACATCCTGTGCGGTCATCCGGTCGAACGGCGCGGAATGGGCGGCGCCTGCGTTGGCGACGACACCGGTAATCGCGCCGCGCGCGGCTGCCGCGTCCGCAAAAGCCGCGCGTACCGCATCGGGATCGTTCACGTCGCAAATCGCATAGGGCAGTTCTTGCGCGGCAAGCGGTGCGTCGCGCCGGCCCATGATGGTCACCGCCGCGCCACGCGCCGCGATGTCATGCGCGATGCGGGCACCCACCCCCGTCCCGCCGCCGGTGATGACAACGTGGCTCATACCTGCTCCATATCCGCGGCGCGGTCCGCAAGGCGCCAAAGCTGGTCGCGCCCCGCCTCATAGGGGCGTGGCCAGGCCGCGTGACGGTCGCCGATGCGGGCCCCTTCCCGTAGTGTCCAGTAAGGATCGGCAAGATGCGCGCGTGCAAGGCACACCAGATCGGCCCTGCCTGCCATCAGAATGGAGTTGACGTGATCGGCCTCGTAAATATTGCCGACGGCCATGGTCTTGATCCCCCCGTCGTTGCGAATGCGATCGGAAAAGGGGGTCTGGAACATGCGGCCATAGACCGGCTGCGCCTGCGTCGAGGTCTGCCCTGCCGACACGTCGATGATATCCGCACCGGCAGCTTCGAACATGGACGCGATGGTCACCGCCTCTTCGGGCGTGACCCCGTCATCGCCCGCCCAATCGCTGGCCGAGATGCGCACCGACATAGGCTTGCCCGAGGGCCAGGTGGCACGCATCGCAGCGAAGACTTCGAGCGGATAGCGCATACGGTTTTCCAGCAATCCCCCGTAGGCATCGTCGCGTTTGTTCGACAGCGGCGAAATGAAGCTCGAAATCAGATATCCGTGGGCGGCGTGCAGTTCGATCATGTCGAAGCCCGCCCGCTCGGCCATTTGGGTGGCGGCCACAAAATCCGCCTTGATCGCGTCCATATCGGCGCGGGTTGCCGCCCGGGGCGTCTGGTTTTCGTCCGACCAGGGTATGGCCGAGGCCGACACAAGCGGCCAATTGCCGTCTTTCAGTGGCAGGTCCATGCCTTCCCACCCGATGCGGGTCGACCCCTTGCGCCCGGCATGACCGATCTGGCAACAGATTTTGGCTTCCGTCTCGGCGTGGACAAAATCGGTCAACCGCCGCCACGCTTTTTCGTGCGCGGGATCGTAAAGGCCCGGACATCCCGGTGTGATGCGCCCTTGCTCGGAGACGCAGGTCATTTCCGTATAGAGCAGGCCCGCGCCGCCCTTTGCCCGCTCGCCGTAGTGGATCAGGTGCCAGTCGGTCGGCGTGCCGTCGACCGCCTTGTATTGTGCCATTGGCGACACGACGATGCGGTTCTCCAGCGCCATGTCGCGCAGCTTGAAGGGCGCAAACATCGGCGGCCGCACAGGGCCGTTCGCGCCCGCGCCTGCCTGCTCCATGAACCACCGCTCGGCCCCTTCGAGCCATCCTGCATCGCGCGTCCGCAGGTTTTCGTGGCTGATGCGCTGCGAGCGGGTCAGCATGGAGTAGTTAAGCTGCACCGGGTCCAGATCCAGATAACGCTCGACATCCTCGAACCATTCTACGGAATTGCGCGCCGCGGATTGCAGGCGCAGCACCTCCAGACGCCGGACTTCTTCGTATTTCTCGAAAGCGCGGGGTAAATCGGGCTCGATGCTTACATGCTCTGCAAGGCTGATTGCGGATTCCAGCGCCAGCTTGGTCCCCGATCCGATCGAAAAATGGGCCGTCGCCGAAGCATCACCCAGCAACACCACGTTTTCATGGCTCCAGCGTTCACACAAAACGCGGGGGAATTTGATCCAGGCCGATCCGCGGATGTGGCTGGCGTTGGTCATCAACGCGTGCCCCCCGAGGTGATCCTTGAAGATGTCCTCGCAAATCGCAATCGTTTCCTGCTGTGTTTTCTCGCCGAAACCGTAAGCGTCGAATGTCTCCTGACTGCATTCGACGATGAACGTCGCCGTATCGGGATCGAATTGGTAGGCGTGCACCCAGACCCAGCCCTTGTCTGTTTTCTCGAAAATGAAGGTGAATGCATCATCGAATTTCTGGTGTGTGCCCAACCAGACGAAGGGACACCGGCGCACGTCGATGTCAGGCTTGAAGGTCTCTTCGAACTCCATCCGTGTTTTGGAGTTGAGACCGTCACAGGCCACCACCAGATCGTAGTCATCCATGTAGGCGGAGGCGGACTTCACCTCTGTTTCGAATTGCAGATGAACGCCCAACGCGCGGGCACGCTCCTGAAGGATCAGCAGCAGGCGCTTGCGCCCTATACCACAGAACCCGTGGCCCGAACTGGTGACCGTATGCCCCTTGTGGTGCAGGGCAATGTCATCCCAATAGGCAAAATGGGCGCGGATTTCATCGGCGGATTCGGGATCGTTCCGAGCGAGATTGTCGAGCGTTTCATCCGACAGAACAACGCCCCAGCCGAACGTATCGTCGGCCCGATTGCGTTCGAGAACGGTCACCTCGGCGTCCGGCTGCCGCAGCTTGAGAGAAATCGCAAAATACAGCCCCGCGGGCCCGCCGCCCAAGCAAATCGCGCGCATTCATCTCTCCCTCTCACATCGTGATGCCAAGAAACGTAGCGCGCTGGCCCCGTTGCTTCAAGGGAGAATATTTCATATCTAAAGCAAATTGGCGTGCCGTTACCTCAGGCCGCTTCCGTTTGGCACTCAAGCTTGCAGCACCCGCACCTGCGGCATTTGGGAAATCACCTCCAGATCGCGGTCGTAGAGATCGGTCAGCTCATCGACCAGCTCTTCGGTCCACCCCGGCATGTCCAGCTCTTCCTCGACCTTTTCGTCGATCGCATATTTGTCGAGAAACGCTGCAATGGCGCGGCGCTTCTGGTGCTCTGTCATGACCGGATGGTCCTTGAGATAGGCACGGAACCGCTTCATCCCCTCCGCCGTCATGATCGATGCCAGCAGATCGAACCCGCCAACGATCTTTTCGTTTTCCGGAATGAGCGCCATCTGCCGGATGATATGGGCCCAAATCAGCGGAATATCCTCGTTGCACCATACGGTCAGACGCGCGTCGGGCACCGCCTCGCTGATCAGGCCGATCGTTTCGGACCAGCGGATGTCATGCGGGCGCCGCCCACCCCAAAAGGCGGTATCCTCCTGCTGGTTGGCCTTTGAGTAGAGCAGTGGAAGCAGCCCTGCCGGATTGCGGATCGCCATGAAAATCTCGATCTGGTCCGTGGGGAAAAGCTGTGCCATGCGGGCCATGCGGACCGGTGCCGCAGGATAGAGCACTCCCCCCTGCATGGCGGTGCGCGGTGTGCGGAAGAAATGCGGATCCGACAGGATCACCCGCTCGGCAGTGTGGTCGTCGAGGATGGCGTCAACAAGAACATCGCGCGCGCCCTCGGACGCGGGCGTGTTTTTCATCGCGTTCAGCGTGTCGCGCAGGATTCCGCGGTATTTGCTGGGCCCGGGCACCGCCACGCCGCGCTTCGCGAAATCCTCGGCATTGCGCAGCAGGCATTTCATCAACCGTTCGTCCTCGGTGAAATGTACGCCTGTATGCAGGACCAGTTCCATGTCGCGATGCCCTTCTTATTGTCGGGGTTTTCTACCTAAATACGGGGCGGGTGTAAAACGTGATGAAAGGTCAAAAAAGTCTCTTGCGTGCGGCGCAGGAAGCCATTAAACGACCGCCCAGTGCCCCTATAGCTCAGCTGGTAGAGCAACTGATTTGTAATCAGTAGGTCCGCGGTTCGAGTCCGTGTGGGGGCACCATTTTTATTATATATATCAATAAGATGAGAGCCGCCCGCCAAGGCGACCCTCGTTGTTCTGGTAGGCTCCGCAACAATTCTACAACATTAGTCAGCTTCGCCTTCGGAATCGCGTTGTGCGAGTTCATCGTAACGGTCTTTGGCGTAGCGATAAGAAACGCCGTCAAGCTGTTCATGCCAGACTCCGATCAGGAAGCCAGAGTCGTAGTGCTTGTCCAAGATGCGCTTGGCTTCTTCGATCTCTGACAACGCTTGCGCGTCAGTCATTGGTGGCTTTTCGCGTAGGTCTTCTAGGATGTCCGATAGCAGCGAGGCCAAGTCATCGAGCTTGCTCAGTGTCGGCTTGTGATGAGCCAACACTTCCAGCAGGTCTTGGTCAAAGCCGTCAGCCAAGTTGATGGCGTGGCCATTTGACTCTATCGTGGCTTCGCACCAGTTGTCGGATTCCTCCACGATCTGCATTGCAGCCTTGAGGATTTTTGCGTTGTGAATGCTCATGCCGCCACCATCTGTTTGAGCAGTTCGACACGCCCGTCATATGCGCGCTGCATTTCGCGCAGCTCCTCCGCCATCACTTCGATTGCGCTGACAGCGAAGCCGAACTCCTTGCTTGCCATCAGGATCGACAGCACTTCCTTGTCGTCGGGGTCTTGTGGGCAGAGTTTCTGACCGGCGACCATTACGCGGATCGAACAGAAGCTGATTTCTGTCTCGTCAGGGTGCGTCGCGAGAATCGCGAGGGCGCGTTGGAGATTGTGATCGTGGTTTGCCATTGTGTTTGTCCTTTCATGGCTCATTGTGTGGGTAGTGAGCCTGTTATGAAGGGAAGCGCATGAGGAAGCCTGTCTGCCCCGGTGACATCAAGGCTAACAGCCCGGAGGCCGAAGACATCGCCATCGGACCAGAGGAGATGAAACAGGCCATCCAACTAGGAATTGTTCCTGATGAGTTAATCGAGGCTGGCAGGCCTTACGTCACACACGCTGAGATGGACCTCTACGGCATGAAGGATGAGGCAAACTTCATGTCCCTCGGCTTGACAGCTTGGCGCGCAATAGCGTTCGCCTTGGAAAAGGACTTGGCGCTGCCGAATTGGGTGTGCCAGTATTTAAGGAATGTAGCCGAAGGTATCGACCATTGGGCGATCCTGAACGAGCATCCCAGCGCGTTGAAAGATGTTCTAGGGCTACATGGAACGCGAAAGTACGAGCAGGAAAACGAAACTAGCGACCCTAGGTGGATTTTCGCGACGATCTCTCGAATGAAAGAAAACGACCCGTCCAAGTCAGTGACCGATCTTTGCGGCGAATACCTCAAGCAGTATCCAAAGCTAAGCTACAGCGACGAAGCAATAAGGCAGAAGTATTACGAAGGCAGAAAGCTTGCGGAAACCGGCGAGGACTACAAAGGCCGTGGCCGGAAGAAGGAGATTCAGACCACGCCGATGGTTGGTGTTGAGCGGGATGAGCCAGACATCGACTTTTGATCCCGGACATTCTGCGTTTGAACCCTAGCCCAACAACGAAAGCAAGGTTGCTTTGATCAAGTCGTATGCAGCTCCGAGGACGACTGCCGAACCCACAGTTGCCGCGACTCCGCGATGGATGAATGCGCCCAACCGACTGCGCTTGTAGTATTCCATCGGTGGAAACAACCAACGAACGTATTGGAACACGAACCGAGCGAGCAGCAGCGTCAGCAGTATCGCATAGACGCCAAAGACGACGTTCAGGAATACTGACTGACTGTCCAACCATGTCGCGAGGCCCGATCCTTGCTTATAGAAAAGCCAGATCGTTGCCGGCAGAAACAGCAGATAGATGAAATAGTCGTAGGTGCCAGACCCGTGAATGATCGGGCGCACCGCCTTCCGTTTTCTTAAGAAGTCCTCGATCTTTTGCGCCGTGGAGATCACCCAATCCTCGTCACGGCCCGCGACGTTTATCACGCTACGGTTTTCCGTCGGGTTAGATGGCAACGTCTGAAGATCGAACTTCAAAGACGGCTTGTCGAACCCAAGAAACATCTCCACCGTATTTAACGGCCTCAAGTTGATCGAGCGCTCCGCAAAAGAGGCGTTCGAAGCAAAAACTGACTTA from Sulfitobacter sp. S190 includes the following:
- a CDS encoding bifunctional salicylyl-CoA 5-hydroxylase/oxidoreductase, with product MRAICLGGGPAGLYFAISLKLRQPDAEVTVLERNRADDTFGWGVVLSDETLDNLARNDPESADEIRAHFAYWDDIALHHKGHTVTSSGHGFCGIGRKRLLLILQERARALGVHLQFETEVKSASAYMDDYDLVVACDGLNSKTRMEFEETFKPDIDVRRCPFVWLGTHQKFDDAFTFIFEKTDKGWVWVHAYQFDPDTATFIVECSQETFDAYGFGEKTQQETIAICEDIFKDHLGGHALMTNASHIRGSAWIKFPRVLCERWSHENVVLLGDASATAHFSIGSGTKLALESAISLAEHVSIEPDLPRAFEKYEEVRRLEVLRLQSAARNSVEWFEDVERYLDLDPVQLNYSMLTRSQRISHENLRTRDAGWLEGAERWFMEQAGAGANGPVRPPMFAPFKLRDMALENRIVVSPMAQYKAVDGTPTDWHLIHYGERAKGGAGLLYTEMTCVSEQGRITPGCPGLYDPAHEKAWRRLTDFVHAETEAKICCQIGHAGRKGSTRIGWEGMDLPLKDGNWPLVSASAIPWSDENQTPRAATRADMDAIKADFVAATQMAERAGFDMIELHAAHGYLISSFISPLSNKRDDAYGGLLENRMRYPLEVFAAMRATWPSGKPMSVRISASDWAGDDGVTPEEAVTIASMFEAAGADIIDVSAGQTSTQAQPVYGRMFQTPFSDRIRNDGGIKTMAVGNIYEADHVNSILMAGRADLVCLARAHLADPYWTLREGARIGDRHAAWPRPYEAGRDQLWRLADRAADMEQV
- a CDS encoding SDR family NAD(P)-dependent oxidoreductase, yielding MSHVVITGGGTGVGARIAHDIAARGAAVTIMGRRDAPLAAQELPYAICDVNDPDAVRAAFADAAAARGAITGVVANAGAAHSAPFDRMTAQDVTAMLAVNVTGVFNVWQAALEGMKQAGKGRLIAVASTAGLKGYPYVAGYVAAKHGVVGLTRALAVELARSGITVNAVCPGFIDTPLLTHSVSNIVQATGKNEEEAKNILKKSNPQNRFVETAEVSAAVQYLLSDAAGSVNGHTLTLSGGEV
- a CDS encoding enoyl-CoA hydratase family protein, which gives rise to MRSDVTHFQCVIEDRIATLRLDRPDRKNPLTFESYAELRDWFRDLVYADDVDVVVFGSNGGNFSSGGDVHDIIGPLTKMSMKELLQFTRMTGDLVKAIVNCGKPVIAAIDGVCVGAGAIIAMASDLRIASDRAKCAFLFTRVGLAGCDMGACAILPRLIGQGRAAELLYTGRSMSAEEGERWGFYNRVVAADDLDAAAADMARRLRAGPNFGHMMTKTMLAQEWSMSIEQAIEAEAQAQAICMQTADFTRAYEAFVAKQTPVFEGN
- a CDS encoding MarR family winged helix-turn-helix transcriptional regulator, translating into MSGAKDRLRLWLRLLKITRAVEGDLRNRFRLEHDTTLPRFDVLAALSRHPEGLKMSRLSSLLRVSNGNVTGIADRLADEGLVERVPVPDDRRAMLLRLTAAGAAEFARQAAAHEAWINELLAGFSPQDARALAQTLNRFADTRDEKEFSHAQ